Sequence from the Microbacterium dextranolyticum genome:
GCAACCTGCTGCTCCTCGACGAGCCGACCAACGACCTGGACGTCGAGACGCTGAGCTCTCTCGAGAATGCGCTGCTCGAGTTCCCGGGATGCGCCGTGGTCATCACCCACGACCGGTGGTTCCTCGACCGCATCGCGACGCACATCCTGGCATACGAGGGCACGGACGAGAACCCCGACCGCTGGTACTGGTTCGAGGGCAACTTCGAGGCGTACGAGGCGAACAAGATCGAGCGCCTCGGACCGGACGCGGCCAACCCGCACCGATCCACGCACCGCAAGCTGACGCGTGACTGACAGAGCCCGACTGCACGTCCCCATCCACCTGCGGTGGGGCGACCTCGATGCGTTCAACCACGTCAACAACGCGACGATGCTGAAGCTCCTGGAAGAGGCGCGGGTGCGCGTCTTCTGGGAGCCGATCGTCGGCGAAGAGGCACCCGACACCGCGGTGATCGAGGCCGGGGCGGATGCCGCGGCGCTCACCCTCATCGCGCGGCAGGAGATCGAGTATCTCGCGCCGGTTCCGTACCGGCGCGAGCCGCTCGACGTGCAGATGTGGTTCGGCAAGATCGGCGGATCGAGCGTCGAGGTCTGCTACGAGGTCTACAGCCCCCGCAGCGACGACGAGCAGACGCTGTACGCACGAGCATCCTCGGCCGTCGTCCTCGTGGACGCGCAGAGCTTCCGCCCGACGCGGCTCACCGAGCGCATGCGCACCGCGTGGGCGCCGTACCTGGGCGAGCCGGTCGCATTCAGTCGCCGCTGATCGCGGACTCCGGCACGCGCACGGTGATCTCCTGCGCGGTGGTCGCCACGAGCACGCCGCCGCGGGTGAAGATCCGACCGGTCGCCAGCCCTCGGCCGCCGCGCGCGCTCGGCGACTCCTGTGCGTACAGCAGCCAGTCGTCGACGCGCCCCGGGCGATGCCACCACATGGCGTGATCGAGGCTCGCCACCTTGAGCCCGGGCAGCGCCCACGGCACGCCGTGCGCCCGCAGGACCGACTCCTGGATGGTCAGATCGCTCATGTACGCCAGAGCGGCCCGGTGCAGTGCCGGGTCATCGCCGATCGGGCGGCGCGTGCGCATCCACACGTGCTGGCGCGGCACGTGCGGTCCGGCCACCCGATCGTAGACCGCGCTCTCGGCGTGCACGACCTCGATCGGGCTTTCGTCGAGAAGTCGGCGCGAGAGCGGGTGCAGCTGCACATCGGCGGCGCGTGCGGCGGCATCCTCCGGCGACAGGACGCCCTCGGGGAAAGGTGCCGCGTGCTCGAGGCCCGCATCCTCGCGTTGGAACGAGGCGATCATCGAGAAGATCGGCACGCCCTGCTGGAACGCCTGCGTGCGCCGCGTCGAGAACGACCTGCCGTCGTGGATGCGGTCGACCGACAGGGTGACGCCCCGCGTCGCGTCGCCCGGGCGCAGAAAATAGCCGTGCATCGAGTGCGGCACACGATCGTCGTCGGTCGTGCGGTCGGCGGCGATGATCGCCTGCGCGAGCACCTGGCCACCGAAGATCCGGCCGCTCGGCATCGGGTGCGACGATCCGGTGAAGATGTCTTCGGTCGTGCGCGCCGTGCTGGAATCGAGGTCCAGCACGTCAAGCATCGTGCCCACGGGGTCGGTGATCGCGGGCGGTGCGGCCTCATCGACTGATCTGCCGGCCTCGCTCACACTGCCTCCCCGTCCGCCGCATCTCGGACGATGCGAACGCTTGGTAGTTTAGGGCGGATGTCGCAACGCCTGCTCTTTCCCGACGGACCCACCGCCGCCGACGCGCTCACCTTCGCCCAGCGGGCATCCCGTCTCGGGGACGGTGCCGTTCGGCTGGTGGCGCGGGACGGGGTGCTTCTGCTGACCGCCGCCCCGCTCGCTCCGCGCACCCTGCTCGAACCCACCCCGACCGTGCTCGGCATGCGGGCCGTGTCCGTCGATCCGGAACTCGTCTGCGACCTGACCGTCGACGCCGCCGCTCTCGCGGCAGACGTCGACTCCTCCTCGCTCCGGCTGCCTGATTCCGCCGTCACCGCGACGTGGGCGGGGGTGTCGCCTCCCCGCGCGGGCTGGAGCGATGAGGGGACGATCCCCGCCGCGACGCTCGCCGAACGCGCCCAGTGGGGGATCGCCACCGTCGCCGAGGGCGTACCCACGGATGCCGGTGACGACGCCGTGCACACCGTTCGAGCGGCCGTGTGGGGCGCACCCGACGACGCCCTGCAAGGTCTGCCGCTCGGAGTGGCTTTCGCGGCCTTCGCTCTCGGCTTCATCGCCGGCGAGGAGGCGGCCGTGGTCCGACGGAACGGCCCCTGGGCGCGCATCAGCTTCGTCCGCGGACACGTCCTCACTCGCGGAACCGTTCGCTCCGGTCTGACGGCCGTCCGCCCGACGGGCGCCTGAACACGGGTGTGACGCCGAGCGTGCGGCGCGGAGGGCTCAGTCGGTGCGGGGATGCACGGGCAGGGACGGCGACTGCGCGCCCCGGGTCGGGCCGATGCCGCTCGGTTCGAACGTGTTGACCATCGCGTGTGCCGCGCGCTCGAGGTAGTCCCACAGCGTCGCTTCGTGCAGGGGCGTGAGTCCGATCTCGCCGACGGCGGTGCGCATGTGCTGCAACCAGCGATCGCGGGCATCCGGGTTCACGTGGAAGGGCGCGTGCCGCATGCGAAGCCGGGGGTGGCCGCGCTGCTCGCTGTAGGTCGTCGGACCACCCCAGTACTGCTCCAGGAACATCGTCATCCGCACGGCGGCCGGGCCGAGATCCTCTTCGGGATACATCGGCTTCAGCACCTCGTCGGCGGCGACGCCGCGGTAGAACGCGTCGACGAGGCGGACGAAGGTCTCGTGGCCGCCGATCTCGTCGTAGAAGCTGCGCGGGTCTGTGTCGGTCACGATGTCGGCTCCTCGCTGGTCGGCGACGTGGGGTGCGCGTCGGCGGATGTCCCGCCCGTGCTGCGCTTGGGCTTCCACACGGGTTTCGCCTCGGCGACGGCGATCCGGGTCGGCTTGGTCCGGGGCGGGTTGGCGCCGCGGACGCGCTGGGCGCCCTCGAGCCCGCTGAGGGTGATCGAGTTCAGGGCGGGCAGGGTGATGCCCATGTCATCCATCGCGTGCTTCAGACGCATGCGCAGCTCTCGTGCGACGTCGTCCTTCGCGTTGGCGCGGGTCTTCATCACGATCCGGATGACGAGCGCGTCGCCGCTGACCGACTCGAGCCCCCAGATCTCGGGAGACTCGACGACACGCGACCGCCACTTCGGGTCCTTCTGGATGCCCTTGGCGGCGTTCAGCATCGCCTTCTCGACGGCGGGGATGTCGGCGTCGGTGGGAACCGCGAGATCGATGATCACGCGTGACCAGCCCTGCGACATGTTGCCGATGCGTGTGATCTCGCCGTTGCGGACGTACCAGAGAGTTCCGTTGACGTCGCGGACATGAGTGATGCGAACGCTCACGTACTCGACGATGCCGGTTGCGAGCCCGAGATCGACGACGTCTCCGATGCCGACCTGATCCTCGGCGACGATGAAGATGCCGTTCAGGACGTCTTTGACGATGTTCTGCGCGCCGAAACCGAGGCCGGCGCCGATCGCCGCCGACAGCAGCGCGAACGAGCCGAGCGCGTTCTGATCGATCGCGTTGACGATGAGCAGGGTCGCGATGATCACGAGGGTGACGTTGACGATGTTCTGCAGGATCGAGCCGAGCGTCCGGGTGCGCTGCACGACGCGGACGGCGGCCAGCGGCGAACGCTCCAGCGCCTGGGTGTCGTCGACGTTCGCCTTCGACTTCGCACCCGAGACGATCCGGTTCACGACGCGTCGGATGACCAGTCGCAGCACCCACGACGCGATGAACGCACCCACGATGATGCCCGCGATCGCGGCGACTTTGAGTCCGGCTTCGCCGAGCCAG
This genomic interval carries:
- a CDS encoding acyl-CoA thioesterase; amino-acid sequence: MTDRARLHVPIHLRWGDLDAFNHVNNATMLKLLEEARVRVFWEPIVGEEAPDTAVIEAGADAAALTLIARQEIEYLAPVPYRREPLDVQMWFGKIGGSSVEVCYEVYSPRSDDEQTLYARASSAVVLVDAQSFRPTRLTERMRTAWAPYLGEPVAFSRR
- a CDS encoding acyl-CoA thioesterase yields the protein MLDVLDLDSSTARTTEDIFTGSSHPMPSGRIFGGQVLAQAIIAADRTTDDDRVPHSMHGYFLRPGDATRGVTLSVDRIHDGRSFSTRRTQAFQQGVPIFSMIASFQREDAGLEHAAPFPEGVLSPEDAAARAADVQLHPLSRRLLDESPIEVVHAESAVYDRVAGPHVPRQHVWMRTRRPIGDDPALHRAALAYMSDLTIQESVLRAHGVPWALPGLKVASLDHAMWWHRPGRVDDWLLYAQESPSARGGRGLATGRIFTRGGVLVATTAQEITVRVPESAISGD
- a CDS encoding globin; this encodes MTDTDPRSFYDEIGGHETFVRLVDAFYRGVAADEVLKPMYPEEDLGPAAVRMTMFLEQYWGGPTTYSEQRGHPRLRMRHAPFHVNPDARDRWLQHMRTAVGEIGLTPLHEATLWDYLERAAHAMVNTFEPSGIGPTRGAQSPSLPVHPRTD
- a CDS encoding mechanosensitive ion channel family protein, which gives rise to MLYFTSPDGETNPSIFDSDLWHRIFDWLGEAGLKVAAIAGIIVGAFIASWVLRLVIRRVVNRIVSGAKSKANVDDTQALERSPLAAVRVVQRTRTLGSILQNIVNVTLVIIATLLIVNAIDQNALGSFALLSAAIGAGLGFGAQNIVKDVLNGIFIVAEDQVGIGDVVDLGLATGIVEYVSVRITHVRDVNGTLWYVRNGEITRIGNMSQGWSRVIIDLAVPTDADIPAVEKAMLNAAKGIQKDPKWRSRVVESPEIWGLESVSGDALVIRIVMKTRANAKDDVARELRMRLKHAMDDMGITLPALNSITLSGLEGAQRVRGANPPRTKPTRIAVAEAKPVWKPKRSTGGTSADAHPTSPTSEEPTS